In Planktothrix serta PCC 8927, a single genomic region encodes these proteins:
- a CDS encoding sulfotransferase domain-containing protein, giving the protein MEQIVGLTPTLIHLKKPHPLVQWCDLSNIVFSDPFFNQTIARCLREDPSRLRFQTQLDALADLYEINPGLKPTGFIFHISKCGSTLVSQNLSKLPQNLVISEPAPMNSILITDLVGISEEDRIKWLKLLVSALGQQRRETETNYFIKFKSWNIRKLSLIKKAFPDVKWVFVYRNPVEVMVSVLKAPAEWMDLKSNNVTDDPIWTDLKNTPGICESITGFSASEIEQMTSEEYCARMLASFCQIALHNADHNTLMLNYNQLPEATWSSVLDFFQVNFSEEEKERMRDTSQLYSKDPTKKRVFVNDSEAKQKQCSKEVQEMTNQWLDELYKNLELYRLGLYSQQT; this is encoded by the coding sequence ATGGAGCAAATTGTTGGCTTAACGCCCACCCTAATTCATTTAAAAAAACCGCATCCGTTAGTGCAATGGTGCGATTTGAGTAATATCGTTTTCTCCGACCCATTTTTTAATCAAACAATAGCCCGTTGTCTTCGTGAAGATCCCAGCCGTTTACGGTTTCAAACTCAGTTAGACGCACTGGCTGATTTATATGAAATTAACCCAGGTTTGAAACCCACTGGATTTATTTTTCATATCTCAAAATGTGGTTCAACTTTGGTTTCTCAAAACCTCTCTAAATTACCTCAGAATCTGGTCATTTCTGAACCCGCCCCGATGAATTCAATTTTGATCACCGATTTGGTTGGTATCTCTGAAGAAGACAGAATTAAGTGGTTAAAATTACTCGTTAGTGCGTTAGGACAACAGCGACGGGAGACGGAAACCAACTACTTTATTAAATTCAAAAGTTGGAATATTAGGAAACTCAGCTTAATCAAAAAAGCATTCCCAGATGTTAAGTGGGTTTTCGTTTATCGTAACCCAGTTGAAGTCATGGTTTCAGTGCTGAAAGCACCTGCGGAATGGATGGATCTTAAGAGTAACAATGTTACCGATGATCCGATCTGGACAGATCTTAAAAATACCCCTGGAATTTGTGAAAGTATCACGGGTTTTTCTGCATCGGAAATTGAACAGATGACCTCTGAGGAATACTGTGCTAGGATGTTAGCTAGTTTTTGCCAAATTGCTCTCCATAACGCAGATCACAATACTTTAATGCTGAACTATAATCAGCTACCAGAGGCTACATGGTCTTCTGTTTTAGACTTTTTTCAAGTTAATTTTTCCGAGGAAGAAAAAGAGCGGATGCGTGACACATCACAGCTTTACTCAAAAGATCCAACAAAGAAAAGGGTTTTTGTTAATGATAGTGAAGCCAAGCAAAAACAATGTTCAAAGGAAGTTCAGGAAATGACAAACCAGTGGTTAGATGAATTGTACAAAAACCTTGAATTATACCGATTAGGATTGTATTCCCAACAGACTTAA
- a CDS encoding sulfite exporter TauE/SafE family protein translates to MSFIQAGLLFLIGCVCGVLNSIAGGGGIIIFPTLILAGLPAITANATGTIISLPGHLVAAVAYRQELQREKSLCGLLISVGLLGGALGALLLLWLPANRFDQLVPYLLLVAMLLFSFNDTITARVLANSKETNPDQRKNWLKVAILQFIVAIYGGFYGLGISFLILATLQILGVKDIQLINGLKLLLISCIYSLATAIFIRSGIVAWEQGLVMMAGTIIGGYMGAKYARQLQPKLMKQLITIIGYSITCYFFMRP, encoded by the coding sequence ATGAGTTTTATCCAAGCTGGTCTTCTGTTTCTAATTGGCTGCGTCTGTGGCGTTTTGAATTCGATTGCGGGGGGTGGTGGCATCATTATTTTTCCCACACTGATCTTAGCAGGTCTACCCGCTATCACTGCCAACGCCACAGGGACAATCATTTCCTTACCCGGTCATCTCGTTGCTGCTGTTGCTTACCGCCAAGAATTGCAGAGGGAGAAGTCACTTTGCGGGCTCTTGATTAGTGTCGGTCTGCTGGGTGGTGCCTTGGGTGCCCTATTGCTTCTCTGGCTTCCAGCCAACCGTTTCGACCAACTCGTCCCCTATTTGTTACTGGTGGCCATGTTGCTGTTTAGCTTCAATGACACAATTACAGCGCGAGTGTTAGCAAACTCCAAAGAAACCAACCCAGACCAAAGGAAAAATTGGCTGAAAGTGGCAATTCTACAGTTTATTGTAGCAATTTATGGAGGATTTTATGGCTTGGGTATCAGCTTCTTAATCCTTGCGACCTTACAAATTCTGGGGGTGAAGGATATACAGTTAATCAACGGCCTAAAACTTCTGCTGATTAGCTGTATTTATAGTTTAGCCACAGCTATATTTATTAGGTCTGGAATCGTCGCTTGGGAGCAAGGACTCGTCATGATGGCTGGAACAATAATCGGGGGTTACATGGGGGCTAAATATGCTCGTCAGCTACAGCCAAAATTAATGAAACAGTTGATAACAATTATTGGTTATTCAATAACTTGCTATTTTTTTATGCGACCCTAA
- a CDS encoding DUF3050 domain-containing protein: MSHLTNSENPVIQDTSIPPEIDPYLQLTEELSPLRNALINHPVYEQLNDVLAVRIFMESHIFAVWDFMSLIKTLQRRLTCIDVPWLPPKDILSARMVNEIVLLEETDEPIPGEYISHFDLYLAAMAEIGANTNPIRSFILSLEQGCSVEQAIAPLLIPESTKEFVLYTLQTTTLSNHEIAAAFLLGREDIIPAMFRRIITYFESSNALSCNSLRLYLERHTFLDEDQHIPMGKKLLKNLCGRDPLMWKQAINSAHSALNARYSLWSGVSQLIQATSIK, translated from the coding sequence ATGAGTCATTTAACAAATTCCGAAAATCCTGTGATTCAAGATACATCTATTCCCCCAGAAATAGATCCCTACTTGCAACTGACTGAAGAACTTTCTCCCCTGCGTAACGCGCTGATAAACCATCCAGTATATGAACAACTCAATGATGTTTTAGCGGTGCGTATTTTTATGGAATCCCATATTTTTGCTGTTTGGGATTTTATGTCACTGATCAAAACATTGCAACGTCGATTAACCTGTATTGATGTTCCTTGGCTTCCTCCTAAAGATATTCTTTCCGCTCGGATGGTTAACGAAATTGTACTACTTGAAGAAACAGATGAACCCATCCCAGGGGAATACATTAGCCATTTTGATCTTTACCTAGCGGCGATGGCAGAAATTGGAGCGAATACAAATCCAATTCGGTCTTTTATTCTTTCTCTTGAGCAAGGTTGCTCTGTTGAACAAGCTATAGCACCTTTACTGATACCCGAATCAACAAAAGAGTTTGTTTTGTATACTTTACAAACAACAACCCTATCTAATCACGAAATTGCTGCTGCTTTTCTACTCGGTCGAGAGGATATTATTCCCGCTATGTTTAGACGGATTATCACCTATTTTGAGAGTTCCAATGCTCTCAGTTGTAATTCGTTACGTCTTTATCTTGAGCGTCATACCTTTCTCGATGAAGACCAACACATCCCGATGGGAAAAAAACTGCTCAAAAATCTTTGTGGTCGTGATCCTTTGATGTGGAAGCAAGCTATAAATTCTGCTCACAGTGCCCTTAACGCACGCTATTCTCTTTGGAGTGGGGTATCTCAATTGATTCAAGCAACATCAATCAAATGA
- a CDS encoding ABC transporter ATP-binding protein yields the protein MSKIIHPLKRLLQYARPYQKTIGLATVYSILNKIFDLAPPVLIGWAVDVVINPKTSFLVNWGIQGAFNQLLILSILSLIIWSLESVFEYAYKILWRNLAQTLQHDLRLDAYGHLQELELAYFEERSSGSLMSILNDDINQLERFLDIGANEIIQVITTVIVIGAAFFILAPTVAWWAMFPMPFIVWGSVWFQKLLAPLYADVREKVSLLNGQLANNLGGITTIKSFTAENYESQRINYHSEAYRQSNKRAITLSSAYVPVIRSLILFGFIATLLLGGLQVTSGQLAVGTYSVLVFITQRLLWPLTRLGDTFDQYQRAMASINRVMNLLDTPIEIHPGDIALSVDSVRGEIEFKNIYFSYKNRYPVIQDLSLKIPAGRTIAIVGSTGSGKSTLVKLLLRLYEINAGVITLDGIELNRLKLEDLRQAIGLVSQDVFLFHGTVADNIGYGTFDASLTEIIEAAKVAEADEFINDLPSGYDTIVGERGQKLSGGQRQRIAIARAVLKNPPILILDEATSAVDNETEAAIQRSLEKITKNRTTIAIAHRLSTVRNADCIYVMEHGKLIESGTHENLLEQPGIYAGLWRVQSGLN from the coding sequence ATGTCTAAAATAATTCATCCTTTAAAACGTCTTCTCCAGTATGCTCGTCCCTATCAAAAAACAATAGGGTTAGCAACAGTTTATTCAATTTTAAATAAAATCTTTGATTTAGCTCCTCCAGTATTAATTGGCTGGGCGGTTGATGTTGTCATTAACCCCAAAACTTCTTTTTTAGTCAACTGGGGAATTCAAGGAGCGTTTAATCAACTGTTAATTTTATCGATATTAAGTTTAATCATCTGGAGTTTAGAATCGGTTTTTGAATATGCGTATAAAATTCTCTGGCGGAATTTAGCCCAAACCTTACAACATGATTTAAGATTAGACGCTTATGGGCATTTACAAGAATTAGAATTAGCCTATTTTGAAGAACGCAGTAGCGGCAGTTTAATGTCGATTTTAAACGATGACATTAATCAATTAGAACGATTTTTAGATATTGGGGCGAATGAAATTATCCAAGTGATTACAACGGTAATTGTGATTGGAGCCGCTTTCTTTATTTTAGCACCCACTGTGGCATGGTGGGCAATGTTTCCGATGCCGTTTATTGTTTGGGGTTCGGTTTGGTTTCAAAAATTACTCGCCCCTCTTTATGCAGATGTTCGGGAAAAAGTGAGTTTACTGAATGGACAATTAGCGAATAATTTAGGCGGGATTACAACCATTAAAAGTTTCACAGCCGAAAACTATGAAAGTCAACGGATAAATTATCATAGTGAAGCCTATCGCCAAAGTAATAAACGGGCTATTACCTTATCTTCTGCTTATGTTCCCGTGATTAGAAGTTTAATTTTATTTGGATTTATTGCAACTCTATTATTAGGCGGTCTACAGGTTACTTCAGGACAGTTAGCCGTTGGAACCTATAGCGTTTTAGTGTTTATTACCCAACGGTTATTATGGCCGTTAACCCGGTTAGGCGATACCTTTGATCAATACCAACGGGCGATGGCTTCTATTAACCGAGTGATGAATTTATTAGATACACCAATTGAAATTCATCCGGGGGATATTGCCCTTTCGGTTGATTCAGTTCGCGGAGAAATAGAATTTAAAAATATCTATTTTTCCTATAAAAATCGCTATCCGGTGATTCAAGATTTATCCCTAAAAATTCCCGCCGGGAGAACTATTGCCATTGTCGGTTCTACGGGATCGGGAAAAAGTACCTTAGTTAAATTATTATTGCGATTGTATGAAATTAATGCCGGGGTAATTACCTTAGATGGTATTGAATTAAATCGTTTGAAATTAGAGGATTTACGGCAAGCTATTGGGTTAGTGAGTCAGGATGTTTTCTTGTTTCATGGAACCGTTGCTGATAATATTGGTTATGGAACCTTTGATGCGTCTTTAACCGAAATTATTGAAGCTGCTAAAGTAGCAGAAGCCGATGAATTTATTAACGATTTACCATCAGGATATGATACAATAGTTGGAGAACGGGGTCAGAAATTATCCGGCGGACAACGACAACGCATTGCGATCGCTAGAGCCGTGTTAAAAAATCCTCCGATTCTCATCTTAGATGAAGCCACTTCTGCGGTGGATAATGAAACCGAAGCCGCCATTCAACGTTCCTTAGAAAAAATTACCAAAAACCGGACAACAATTGCCATTGCTCATCGCCTTTCAACGGTTAGAAATGCCGATTGTATTTATGTAATGGAACACGGTAAATTAATCGAATCAGGAACCCATGAAAACCTCTTAGAACAACCGGGTATTTATGCGGGTTTATGGCGGGTGCAGTCCGGTTTAAATTAG
- the secA gene encoding preprotein translocase subunit SecA — MLKALLGDPNARKLKKYQPLVTDISILEEEIQSLSDDQLRAKTGEFKEKLAKARNRDDENQILDEILPDAFAVVREAGKRVLGMRHFDVQLLGGIILHTGQIAEMKTGEGKTLVSTLPAYLNALAGRGVHVITVNDYLARRDAEWMGQIHRFLGLSVGLIQQDMSPDQRKKNYNCDITYGTNSEMGFDYLRDNMATSMDEVVQRVFNYCIIDEVDSVLVDEARTPLIISGQVERPSQKYMRAAEVAQMMEKEEHYEVDEKGRNVLMTDEGFARAEELFGVQDLYDPNDPWAHFVFNALKAKELFIKDVNYIIGNGEVIIVDEFTGRVMPGRRWSDGLHQAIEAKERVEIQPETQTLATITYQNFFLLYPKLSGMTGTAKTEEAEFERIYNLQVTIIPTNRITGRQDLPDVVYKTEEGKWISIAEECADLHKEGRPVLVGTTSVEKSEILSNLLQQRKIPHNLLNAKPENVERESEIIAQAGRKGAVTISTNMAGRGTDIILGGNAEFMGRLKMREYLMPKIVKPDDERELAVVGVPGSRRPAAQGFDMNKKPKTWKIATQLFPTELSKSTEQKLKEAVDFAVGVHGERSLPELQAEDLLAVASEKAPTSDPVIQKFREVYNQIVKEYENFSKREHNEVVELGGLHVIGTERHESRRIDNQLRGRAGRQGDPGSTRFFLSLQDNLLRIFGGDRVAGLMDAFNVDEDMPIESRLLTRSLENAQRKVETYYYDIRKQVFEYDEVMNNQRRAIYAERRRVLEGQDLKEQVIKYGEQTMDDIVEAYINPDLPSEEWDLESLVSKSKEFVYLLADLTADQFVDLSVDEIKTFLHEQLRNAYDLKENQVNQIRAGLMREAERFFILQQIDTLWREHLQQMDALRESVGLRSYGQKDPLIEYKSEGYELFLDMMTDIRRNVIYSMFQFQPQPMTA, encoded by the coding sequence ATGTTAAAAGCTCTGTTGGGTGATCCGAATGCGCGTAAACTTAAAAAATATCAGCCTCTTGTCACGGATATCAGCATTTTAGAGGAAGAAATTCAAAGCCTCTCGGATGATCAGTTGCGGGCCAAGACAGGAGAATTTAAGGAAAAACTCGCTAAAGCTAGAAATCGAGACGACGAAAACCAAATCCTCGATGAAATTCTCCCCGACGCCTTTGCGGTAGTCCGAGAAGCCGGAAAACGAGTTTTGGGGATGCGACATTTTGATGTCCAACTCCTCGGCGGTATAATTCTACACACCGGGCAAATTGCCGAGATGAAAACGGGGGAAGGAAAAACCCTGGTTTCCACCCTTCCCGCCTATCTCAACGCCTTGGCTGGAAGAGGGGTGCACGTCATCACCGTTAACGATTATCTCGCTCGTCGGGACGCAGAATGGATGGGACAAATCCATCGCTTCCTGGGCCTGAGTGTGGGACTCATCCAGCAAGATATGAGTCCCGACCAACGCAAGAAAAACTACAACTGTGATATTACCTACGGGACAAACAGTGAAATGGGGTTTGACTACCTGCGCGACAACATGGCAACCTCAATGGATGAAGTTGTGCAGAGGGTGTTTAACTATTGCATTATTGACGAAGTAGACTCGGTTTTAGTCGATGAAGCTCGGACACCGTTAATTATTTCTGGTCAAGTTGAACGTCCGAGTCAAAAATATATGCGGGCGGCGGAAGTTGCTCAAATGATGGAAAAAGAAGAACATTATGAAGTCGATGAAAAAGGCCGTAATGTTCTGATGACCGATGAAGGATTTGCCAGAGCAGAAGAACTGTTTGGCGTTCAAGATTTATATGATCCTAATGATCCTTGGGCACACTTTGTTTTTAATGCCTTAAAAGCCAAAGAATTATTTATTAAAGACGTCAACTATATTATTGGCAATGGGGAAGTAATTATCGTTGATGAATTTACCGGGCGGGTAATGCCCGGTCGTCGTTGGAGTGACGGGTTACACCAAGCGATTGAAGCTAAAGAACGGGTCGAAATTCAACCGGAAACTCAAACTTTAGCGACGATTACTTATCAAAATTTCTTCCTATTATATCCCAAATTATCGGGGATGACCGGAACGGCAAAAACTGAAGAAGCGGAATTTGAACGCATCTATAATCTGCAAGTTACCATTATTCCGACAAACCGGATCACCGGCCGTCAAGATTTACCCGATGTCGTCTATAAAACTGAAGAAGGAAAATGGATTTCCATTGCTGAAGAATGCGCCGATTTACATAAAGAAGGTCGCCCGGTTTTAGTGGGAACAACTAGCGTTGAAAAGTCAGAAATTCTTTCTAATTTATTACAACAACGCAAAATTCCCCATAATTTATTAAACGCTAAACCGGAAAACGTAGAACGGGAATCGGAAATTATTGCCCAAGCTGGACGCAAAGGAGCGGTAACTATTTCAACTAACATGGCAGGACGGGGAACGGATATTATTTTAGGGGGGAATGCGGAATTTATGGGACGGCTAAAAATGCGCGAGTATTTGATGCCAAAAATTGTTAAACCTGATGATGAACGGGAATTAGCAGTAGTGGGTGTACCCGGTAGTCGTCGTCCGGCGGCGCAAGGGTTTGATATGAATAAAAAACCCAAAACCTGGAAAATAGCAACCCAATTATTCCCCACAGAATTATCGAAATCCACTGAACAAAAGCTTAAAGAAGCGGTTGATTTTGCCGTAGGGGTGCATGGAGAACGCAGCTTACCGGAATTACAAGCGGAGGATTTATTAGCTGTGGCGTCGGAAAAAGCCCCGACCTCTGATCCGGTAATTCAGAAATTCCGCGAAGTCTATAACCAGATTGTTAAAGAGTACGAAAACTTCAGTAAACGGGAACATAATGAGGTTGTAGAATTGGGGGGACTTCATGTTATTGGAACGGAGCGTCACGAGTCTCGACGCATTGACAATCAACTGCGGGGACGAGCCGGACGTCAAGGCGACCCCGGTTCAACGCGATTTTTCCTGAGTTTACAGGATAATTTATTACGAATTTTTGGAGGCGATCGCGTAGCCGGATTAATGGATGCGTTTAATGTGGATGAAGATATGCCCATTGAGTCTCGATTATTAACGCGATCGCTCGAAAATGCTCAACGAAAAGTTGAAACTTACTATTACGATATCCGTAAACAAGTCTTTGAATATGACGAGGTAATGAACAACCAACGGCGGGCAATTTATGCCGAACGTCGCCGGGTTTTAGAAGGGCAAGATTTGAAAGAACAAGTGATTAAATATGGGGAACAAACGATGGATGATATCGTAGAAGCCTATATTAATCCTGATTTACCTTCAGAAGAATGGGATTTAGAAAGTCTTGTTAGTAAATCGAAGGAATTTGTTTATCTTTTAGCCGATTTAACCGCCGATCAATTTGTGGATTTATCAGTGGATGAAATTAAAACCTTTCTCCATGAACAATTACGCAATGCTTATGATTTGAAAGAAAATCAAGTTAATCAAATTCGCGCCGGGTTAATGCGGGAAGCAGAACGCTTTTTTATTCTGCAACAAATTGATACTTTATGGCGGGAACATTTACAACAAATGGATGCCCTGCGTGAGTCCGTAGGCTTGCGGAGTTATGGACAAAAAGACCCCTTAATCGAATACAAGAGCGAGGGCTATGAATTGTTCTTAGATATGATGACGGATATTCGCCGAAATGTCATCTATTCCATGTTCCAATTTCAGCCTCAACCGATGACGGCTTAG
- a CDS encoding manganese catalase family protein, translating to MFFHKKEPIEKAIKIDEPNPRFAQLLLEQFGGATGELTAALQYWVQSFHVENAGIKDMLQDIALEEFGHLEMVGKLIEAHTKNVDQTEAFKSTLFTVRGMGPHLLDSQGQAWTAAYVNEGGDVVRDLRANIGAEAGARQTYEALIKLAPDPGTKDTLVYLLTREISHTKMFMKALDSLGKLTDPLFGNIKPDDTVNIYYNLSSNGQDSRGPWNSEPDFQYIPEPQASH from the coding sequence ATGTTTTTTCATAAGAAAGAACCGATTGAAAAAGCAATCAAGATTGATGAGCCGAATCCTCGTTTTGCCCAATTACTTCTCGAACAATTTGGGGGTGCAACGGGTGAATTAACGGCAGCATTGCAATATTGGGTGCAATCATTTCATGTGGAAAATGCCGGGATTAAAGATATGCTTCAAGACATTGCCCTTGAAGAATTTGGGCATTTAGAAATGGTGGGCAAACTGATAGAAGCCCATACCAAAAATGTGGATCAAACAGAAGCTTTTAAAAGTACCTTATTTACAGTCCGGGGAATGGGCCCCCATTTATTAGATTCTCAAGGTCAAGCTTGGACAGCCGCCTATGTGAATGAAGGTGGGGATGTTGTTCGAGATTTACGGGCGAATATTGGGGCAGAAGCAGGGGCACGACAAACCTATGAAGCGTTAATTAAATTGGCTCCTGACCCCGGTACAAAAGATACCTTAGTGTATTTATTAACCCGTGAAATTTCCCACACCAAAATGTTTATGAAAGCCTTAGATTCATTAGGGAAATTAACTGATCCGTTATTTGGAAATATTAAACCTGACGATACGGTTAATATTTACTATAATCTCTCTAGTAACGGTCAAGATAGTCGCGGCCCTTGGAATTCGGAACCCGATTTTCAATATATTCCTGAGCCCCAAGCCAGTCATTAA